Proteins encoded within one genomic window of Gracilimonas sp.:
- the ribB gene encoding 3,4-dihydroxy-2-butanone-4-phosphate synthase, which produces MSQEFHFNTIPEAIEDIKNGKMVIVVDDEDRENEGDFLMAAEMVSKDAINLMVTHGRGLVCAPITKEKADKLKLRHMVQEGADPDEANFTISIDHKRQTTTGISAQDRANTIRELANDEAKPVDFRRPGHVFPLLAAEGGVLRRAGHTEAAIDLARLAGLKPVGIICEIMKEDGEMARVPDLIKMAEEFEMKIITIKDLIAYRNENETLVHEVMDVNLPTMYGDFSLRAFKEKLTGDIHLALTKGSWTKEEPVLTRVHSSDLIGDIFGARNKDTSEQLHQAMLQVEREGKGVVLYMNRNQRGSVLVNQLKTLKALQEGKMGKEDDINPRSDARDYGVGAQILRSLGIRKLKLMTNNPVKRIGIKSFGLEIVDQVPIDHNFDFSTQSLPFEKE; this is translated from the coding sequence ATGAGTCAGGAATTTCATTTCAATACTATTCCCGAAGCCATTGAAGATATCAAGAATGGTAAAATGGTCATCGTTGTAGACGATGAAGACCGTGAAAATGAAGGAGACTTCCTGATGGCCGCAGAGATGGTCAGCAAAGACGCCATTAATCTTATGGTTACACACGGGCGTGGGCTTGTTTGCGCACCCATCACCAAAGAAAAAGCCGATAAGCTTAAGCTTCGTCATATGGTACAGGAAGGTGCCGATCCCGATGAGGCTAACTTTACCATTTCCATTGACCACAAGCGTCAAACCACCACGGGAATTTCTGCACAAGATCGAGCTAATACCATTCGGGAATTAGCCAATGATGAGGCCAAGCCGGTTGATTTCCGTCGGCCGGGGCATGTATTCCCTTTACTTGCTGCTGAAGGCGGTGTGCTGCGCCGTGCCGGACATACCGAGGCTGCCATTGACCTTGCCCGGCTCGCAGGATTGAAGCCGGTAGGCATTATTTGTGAGATCATGAAGGAAGACGGTGAAATGGCTCGCGTTCCTGATCTCATAAAAATGGCGGAAGAATTTGAGATGAAAATCATTACCATAAAAGATCTCATTGCTTACCGAAATGAAAACGAGACCCTTGTTCATGAGGTAATGGATGTCAATCTTCCAACCATGTATGGCGATTTCAGCCTCCGTGCATTTAAAGAAAAGCTGACCGGAGATATTCATCTTGCCCTCACCAAAGGCAGTTGGACCAAAGAAGAGCCTGTACTCACCCGTGTTCATTCTTCAGATTTAATTGGAGACATTTTTGGTGCCCGTAATAAAGACACCAGTGAACAGCTTCATCAGGCAATGCTTCAGGTTGAGCGGGAAGGAAAAGGCGTTGTATTATACATGAACCGAAACCAGCGTGGCTCAGTTTTAGTAAATCAGCTGAAAACACTAAAAGCCCTGCAAGAAGGTAAAATGGGGAAAGAAGATGATATCAACCCCCGGAGTGATGCCCGGGATTATGGAGTAGGTGCGCAGATTTTACGCTCACTGGGGATTCGGAAATTGAAGCTAATGACTAATAACCCTGTTAAGAGAATTGGCATAAAAAGCTTTGGGCTGGAAATTGTAGATCAGGTCCCCATCGATCACAATTTTGATTTTTCGACTCAAAGCCTTCCTTTTGAAAAAGAATAG
- the yajC gene encoding preprotein translocase subunit YajC, producing the protein MQFLPLFLMGNPDDPNAGIINLVFLGAIFLVFYLFIIRPQSKRQKEIQQKVSEMKKGDKIVTSSGIIGILDKIEETEVLVDVDSGTKIRMLKSAITDVNPNKPDKK; encoded by the coding sequence ATGCAATTTTTACCTTTATTTTTAATGGGCAACCCCGACGACCCTAATGCAGGAATTATCAATTTGGTCTTCCTTGGGGCTATTTTCCTGGTTTTCTATCTCTTCATTATTCGCCCCCAGAGTAAACGCCAAAAGGAAATTCAACAAAAAGTTTCTGAAATGAAGAAAGGTGACAAAATTGTTACTTCTTCAGGAATTATCGGTATTCTTGATAAAATCGAAGAAACAGAAGTTTTGGTTGATGTAGACAGCGGAACAAAAATCCGTATGCTTAAATCTGCCATCACGGATGTGAACCCAAATAAACCCGATAAAAAATAA
- a CDS encoding universal stress protein, producing MKKFEHWFVCLDLSKMDDILIGYTHFLASVIKPKTISFLHVIESGAVAQEMVELFPELENNEDFEDVIRKELNNKIDAQFEDSPLETRLIIKKGRPTDEIIEMMNTMDPDLLMMGKKTGYVGEGIIARRIVKYVPASILFVPENSRYSINTVLAPVDFSEQSANAVKIASTMMEVNNGSVRAQHIFKYPTHFFPYMPTDEEKDKINKHIQDQKEEFISEYNIPENVDFTLTLHKEGRIGDEVYDEAVRNQADLIIVGAKSSKKITSILRDDFTDKMTYYSFGIPLLIVKNKERHQKFLKSLFN from the coding sequence ATGAAAAAATTTGAACACTGGTTTGTATGTTTAGACTTATCCAAGATGGATGACATTCTTATTGGATATACTCATTTCTTAGCCTCTGTCATTAAACCAAAAACCATTTCTTTTTTGCACGTAATAGAATCGGGAGCAGTTGCACAAGAGATGGTAGAGCTCTTTCCTGAATTGGAAAACAATGAGGATTTTGAAGATGTTATCCGAAAGGAATTAAATAATAAAATTGATGCTCAGTTTGAAGACTCCCCGCTGGAAACTCGCCTTATTATAAAAAAAGGACGACCAACCGATGAAATCATTGAGATGATGAACACCATGGATCCCGACCTTCTCATGATGGGCAAAAAAACCGGGTATGTGGGAGAAGGAATCATTGCCCGCCGCATTGTAAAATATGTGCCGGCATCTATTTTATTTGTTCCGGAAAACAGCCGCTATTCAATTAATACCGTTCTTGCCCCGGTTGATTTTTCAGAGCAATCTGCCAATGCCGTTAAAATAGCATCAACCATGATGGAAGTTAATAATGGCTCCGTAAGGGCGCAGCATATTTTTAAATATCCTACTCATTTTTTCCCTTACATGCCTACCGATGAGGAAAAAGATAAAATCAATAAACATATCCAGGACCAAAAAGAAGAGTTTATTTCGGAATATAACATTCCGGAAAATGTTGATTTCACCCTCACTCTGCACAAAGAAGGCCGGATCGGCGATGAAGTATATGATGAAGCCGTTCGTAATCAAGCTGACCTTATTATTGTCGGGGCTAAATCCAGTAAAAAAATCACGAGCATTTTACGGGATGATTTCACCGATAAAATGACGTATTACTCATTCGGCATTCCTTTACTGATTGTGAAGAATAAAGAACGACATCAAAAATTCCTGAAGTCTTTATTTAACTAA
- a CDS encoding BCCT family transporter, whose translation MAIRGDEEKPGKKAGINKYFDIHKPVFWPSVILITAMIAGTLLLGDQAEDLFSSIQSGITDTGGWFFVIAVNIFIVFSLFIAFSRFGVIRLGGEDAEPDFSTMAWFAMLFSAGMGIGIMFWSVAEPIFHYLSPPMADAETALAAQEAMNITYLHWGFHAWGIYAVVGLSLGFFAFNRGLPLSFRSVFYPLIGDRIKGWMGDVIDTLAVLATLFGLATSLGLGVLQVSAGLDHVFGLPDNIYLQVGIIFVITLVATGSVVLGIDKGVRVLSELNIRIAAVFLLFVILVGPTIFIMDSFIQNFGGYISSVATFSFWTESYSGTNWQSSWTIFYWAWWISWSPYVGMFIARISKGRTVKEFVLGVLIVPSIITFLWMSAFGGSAINLEMSGIGTIGEAVNENVATALFVFLEQFPLAMVTSVIAIVLILSFFVTSSDSGSLVIDGLTSGGKLDAPVGQRIFWAQTEGLVAAILLIGGGLSALQTASISTGLPFALILLVMCFSLHRGLKREHKENQQKVKDKERDSYKKLVEDAIRNQKEEN comes from the coding sequence ATGGCAATACGAGGAGACGAGGAGAAACCCGGTAAAAAAGCAGGGATAAATAAATATTTTGATATTCATAAACCGGTTTTTTGGCCTTCGGTCATACTTATCACTGCAATGATAGCAGGAACCCTGCTCTTAGGTGATCAAGCGGAAGATTTATTTAGTTCAATACAGTCCGGCATTACAGATACCGGTGGTTGGTTCTTTGTAATCGCTGTTAACATCTTCATTGTGTTTTCTTTGTTTATTGCCTTTAGCAGGTTTGGGGTCATACGATTGGGGGGAGAAGATGCAGAACCTGATTTTAGCACAATGGCATGGTTCGCTATGCTGTTTAGTGCAGGAATGGGTATCGGAATTATGTTTTGGAGTGTAGCTGAACCCATTTTCCATTATTTATCACCTCCCATGGCCGATGCTGAAACTGCTTTAGCTGCTCAGGAGGCTATGAACATTACCTATTTGCATTGGGGTTTTCATGCCTGGGGAATTTATGCGGTAGTAGGTCTTTCTTTGGGGTTTTTTGCCTTCAACCGCGGCCTTCCACTTTCATTTCGTTCTGTTTTTTACCCTCTGATAGGCGACCGTATTAAAGGATGGATGGGGGATGTGATTGATACCCTGGCTGTATTGGCTACCTTATTTGGTTTGGCCACCTCACTTGGTCTTGGAGTCCTCCAGGTAAGTGCCGGGTTAGATCATGTGTTCGGGCTCCCCGATAATATATACCTGCAAGTTGGAATTATTTTTGTAATCACCCTGGTAGCTACCGGATCGGTTGTACTCGGCATTGACAAGGGGGTTCGGGTGCTGAGTGAACTGAATATTCGCATTGCAGCCGTTTTCCTTCTTTTTGTAATCTTAGTAGGGCCTACCATTTTCATTATGGATTCTTTTATACAAAACTTTGGAGGGTATATAAGTTCAGTAGCAACCTTCAGCTTTTGGACAGAATCTTATTCAGGGACCAATTGGCAAAGTTCATGGACTATATTTTATTGGGCCTGGTGGATTTCCTGGTCTCCCTACGTTGGCATGTTTATCGCACGTATCTCAAAAGGACGAACCGTTAAAGAATTTGTCCTGGGAGTATTAATTGTTCCCAGTATCATCACCTTTTTATGGATGTCGGCTTTTGGCGGATCCGCGATTAACCTTGAAATGTCCGGAATTGGCACCATCGGGGAGGCCGTTAATGAAAATGTAGCGACCGCTCTTTTTGTTTTCCTTGAACAATTTCCTTTAGCAATGGTTACTTCAGTGATAGCTATTGTTCTTATACTCAGTTTTTTCGTCACCTCATCCGACTCAGGTTCTTTGGTAATCGACGGCTTAACCAGTGGGGGAAAATTAGATGCCCCAGTCGGTCAACGAATTTTCTGGGCTCAAACAGAGGGACTTGTTGCGGCAATTTTATTAATTGGAGGGGGATTAAGCGCCCTTCAGACAGCTTCCATAAGTACGGGATTACCTTTTGCACTTATTTTATTGGTCATGTGTTTCAGTTTACACCGGGGTTTAAAACGAGAGCACAAGGAGAATCAGCAGAAAGTAAAAGACAAAGAGCGGGATTCGTATAAAAAACTTGTTGAAGACGCCATCAGAAACCAAAAAGAAGAAAATTAA